TGAATAATCCAAAATAGTTTAACCAATAAAAGCTTCCCAAATTCAAGATGTTTTCTTGAATTTGAGAAGCTTTATATCACTTCAAAAAAGTACTAAATTTTAGTTTCCTTTTTTGTAATCTTCTAAGAATTTCGCTAAACCGATATCGGTTAAAGGGTGTTTTAATAAGCCTTTAATAGACGATAATGGTCCTGTCATCACATCAGATCCTAATTTTGCACAATCAATAAGGTGCATGGTGTGACGTACTGAAGCTGCTAAAATTTGAGTTTCGAAACCGTAGTTATCGTAAATCTGTCTGATTTCTGCAATAAGGTTTAAACCATCTGTAGAAATATCATCTAATCTTCCAATGAAAGGCGACACATAAGTAGCACCTGCTTTTGCAGCCAATAAAGCTTGACCAGCAGAGAATACTAAAGTGACGTTCGTTCTAATGCCTTTATCTGAAAAATATTTACAAGCTTTAATACCATCGGCAATTAAAGGAAGTTTTACCACGATTTGTGGGTGTAAAGCAGCAAGGGCTTCACCTTCTTTTACCATACCTTCAAAATCGGTTGAAATAACCTCGGCACTTACATCACCATCAACAATATCACAGATTTTTGTATAGTGTGCTAAAATATTTTCAGCACCTGTAATACCTTCTTTCGCCATTAAAGACGGGTTTGTTGTTACCCCATCTAAAACACCTAAAGCCTGTGCTTCAGCGATATCATCAAGGTTTGCTGTATCAATAAAAAATTTCATAATTATGCAGTTTTGTATGCTGTTTTTAAATATTCTAATACTTCGTTGCTTACATTTTCACCTGTAAATCCGAATTTCTCATCCAATACACCTGCAGGAGCAGAGTAACCGAAATGATCGACTCCAAACACTTTTCCGTTAGCACCAACAAGACCTTCTAAGTTCACCGGTAAACCAGCTGTTAAACCAAATAATGGTTTGTCCTGTGGGATCACGCTGTTTTGGTATGCTTTAGATTGTAATCTGAAAACGCCTTCAGAAATTACAGAAGCGATATTTACTTTTAAGCCTTTTTCAGCTTCTAAAATTTCAGCAGCAGCTAATAAAGTAGAAACTTCAGATCCGTTTGCGATAAGCACCACATCTGGGTTTTCAACTTCTTTCACTAAATATCCACCTTTTTCGGCAGCTAAAGCCTCTTGATATCTTGATTCTCCTTGAGGAGCAACATCTTTAATACCTTGTCTAGAAAGGATTAAACCTGTAGGCGTGTTTTTATTTTCTAGCGCCATTTTCCAAGCCACGTTTGTTTCTGCTGAATCGGCAGGACGTAAGGCTAAGAAACTTGGGTTTCCGCTATGATTTTTTAATTTTTCAAGTAAACGAATTTGCGCTTCTTGCTCGATTGGTTGGTGTGTTGGACCATCCTCTCCTACTCTAAAGGCATCGTGTGTCCATACATATTTAACACCCAATTCTTGAATACCACTTAAACGAATGGCTGGTTTCATATAATCTGAAAACACGAAGAACGTTGCAACAACTGGAATGATACCACCGTGTAAAGCTAATCCGTTTGCTATACAAGCCATAGTTAACTCGGCAACACCAGCTTGTAAAAAGGCTCCTGAAAAATCACCTTTTTTCATCGCGTGAGTTTTCTTTAAGAAACCATCGGTTTTATCTGAATTTGATAAATCGGCAGAAGACACAATCATGTTTTCTACGTTTTCCGCAAGGTATCCTAAAACCGCAGAAGACGCTGCTCTAGTGGCCAAACCTTCTTTTTGAGGAATATTAAAATCTAATTCTGGTAATTCTCCAGAGAAGAAGAAGTCTAATTTCTCTGCTAATGCAGGGTTTGCTTCTCTCCACGTATTAATTTCTGCTTTCTTTTCAGCAGCCTGAGCTGTTTTTTCAGCTATGATATTTTTATAGAAATCGGCTACTTCAGGATAAATCTCAAATGGATTATTCACATCTGCACCTAAATTCTCTAATGTTTTTTCGTAATCGGCACCAGTAGCTCCAATGGGCTGACCGTGTAATTCGCAATAACCTTCAAACATGCTTCCATCGGCAGTTACACAACCTTTACCCATAATGGTTTTACCAATAATTAAGGTTGGTTTTTCAGTTTCAGCATTAGCGTCTTTTAAAGCTTTTCTAATTTCGTCGTGGTTATGCCCATCGATAGTAACAACTTTCCATCCCCAAGACTCGTATTTCATAGCCGTATCTTCGGTAGTTACCTCATCGGTAGATGTTGACAACTGGATATCGTTAGAATCGAAAAACATGATAAAGTTACTTAACCCTAAGTGTCCAGCAATACGTCCTGCTCCTTGAGAAACTTCTTCTTGAATACCACCATCAGAAATAAATCCATAAACTTTATGGTTCATCCAATCGCCAAATTTAGCTTGTAAAAACTTCGCACCAATAGCAGCTCCCACACCCATCGTGTGTCCTTGCCCTAATGGTCCAGAGGTGTTTTCAATACCACGTTTTACATCAACTTCTGGGTGACCAGGTGTGATAGAACCCCATTGTCTGAAATTAGCAACATCATCTTTAGCATAGTTTCCTAAAAGGTAATACTGTGCATACATTAAAGTAGACAAGTGACCAGCATCCATAAAGAAACGGTCTCTAAAAGGCCACTCCATATCTGTAGGGTCATAATTAAAAAATTCTGAGTATAAAATGTGCATAAAATCTGCACCACCCATAGGGCCACCTGGGTGACCTGATTTCGCTTTTTCTACCATAGCAACAGCTAATGCTCTAATATTATCTGCTGCTTGCTGATCATTTTGTTTGTTCATTTTTTAATTATAGTTTACGTATTATAAAATGAAATTTTTAGTTTCACAAAAAACAAGTGTTGTTTTTACACTTGCAATGATACGCAAAAAATATTTAACTTAAAAAAAAAGTTTATAATTTCAACTTAAAGAAAATGATTTATTTACATTTAATTTAAACAGGAAACAAAAAATCAACTATTTAGTTTATAAATCAAACGCGTTGTCTAGTCCTTCCAAAAAAAGCACATAAAATTACAAGCACTTCATTAGATTAACACTAATTTACCGCAATCAAAAAAATAAACTTTAGTTATTAATACGTAATAAACAGTACGTAATTTAACATTTCCAGAAAAGCTATTTTTTAAGACTTAAATCCTTTGTATTCCATTTGTTCAACCCAAATAATCAGCACATTATCAACTAACAACCCCACGCTCCCAACTTTAAGTCAATACCATGACGCGTTTAATACTTCATATCTTATTCAAAAAAAAAAACAGATCATAAAGATTCTTTTAAATTAAACCTACCCGTTGTGCATTATGATTTAAAAGAAAAAAGTTGTTCATCTTACTGAAAATCAGTAAATTGATTTAATCACAAATCATTAATAATGAACAACTTGAGTGCAAATTACGAAAGAATATTGGAAGTATTAAGAAAAATATCGAAAGAACAACTTTTAAGTTATCAAAG
This genomic interval from Tamlana carrageenivorans contains the following:
- the fsa gene encoding fructose-6-phosphate aldolase, producing the protein MKFFIDTANLDDIAEAQALGVLDGVTTNPSLMAKEGITGAENILAHYTKICDIVDGDVSAEVISTDFEGMVKEGEALAALHPQIVVKLPLIADGIKACKYFSDKGIRTNVTLVFSAGQALLAAKAGATYVSPFIGRLDDISTDGLNLIAEIRQIYDNYGFETQILAASVRHTMHLIDCAKLGSDVMTGPLSSIKGLLKHPLTDIGLAKFLEDYKKGN
- a CDS encoding transketolase family protein; its protein translation is MNKQNDQQAADNIRALAVAMVEKAKSGHPGGPMGGADFMHILYSEFFNYDPTDMEWPFRDRFFMDAGHLSTLMYAQYYLLGNYAKDDVANFRQWGSITPGHPEVDVKRGIENTSGPLGQGHTMGVGAAIGAKFLQAKFGDWMNHKVYGFISDGGIQEEVSQGAGRIAGHLGLSNFIMFFDSNDIQLSTSTDEVTTEDTAMKYESWGWKVVTIDGHNHDEIRKALKDANAETEKPTLIIGKTIMGKGCVTADGSMFEGYCELHGQPIGATGADYEKTLENLGADVNNPFEIYPEVADFYKNIIAEKTAQAAEKKAEINTWREANPALAEKLDFFFSGELPELDFNIPQKEGLATRAASSAVLGYLAENVENMIVSSADLSNSDKTDGFLKKTHAMKKGDFSGAFLQAGVAELTMACIANGLALHGGIIPVVATFFVFSDYMKPAIRLSGIQELGVKYVWTHDAFRVGEDGPTHQPIEQEAQIRLLEKLKNHSGNPSFLALRPADSAETNVAWKMALENKNTPTGLILSRQGIKDVAPQGESRYQEALAAEKGGYLVKEVENPDVVLIANGSEVSTLLAAAEILEAEKGLKVNIASVISEGVFRLQSKAYQNSVIPQDKPLFGLTAGLPVNLEGLVGANGKVFGVDHFGYSAPAGVLDEKFGFTGENVSNEVLEYLKTAYKTA